In Pseudomonas fakonensis, one DNA window encodes the following:
- a CDS encoding TraR/DksA family transcriptional regulator, with the protein MTKEQLLAMSADDYMNAEQLAFFTALLQAMKVETHERIELSRNSIESLDTPSDPADVASVEEERTWLVNAIDRDQRLLPQLEMALDRIGDESFGWCDDSGEPIGLKRLLISPTTKYCIEAQERHEQLDRHQRQV; encoded by the coding sequence ATGACCAAGGAACAGTTGCTGGCCATGTCGGCCGATGACTACATGAACGCCGAACAGCTGGCGTTCTTCACCGCGCTGCTGCAGGCGATGAAAGTCGAAACCCACGAGCGCATCGAGCTTAGCCGCAACTCCATCGAAAGCCTGGACACCCCGTCGGACCCTGCCGATGTGGCGTCGGTTGAAGAGGAGCGCACCTGGCTGGTCAACGCCATCGACCGCGACCAGCGTCTGCTGCCGCAGCTGGAGATGGCACTGGACCGCATCGGTGACGAAAGCTTCGGATGGTGCGATGACAGCGGCGAGCCGATCGGCCTGAAGCGCCTGCTGATCAGCCCGACCACCAAGTACTGCATCGAAGCCCAGGAACGCCACGAGCAGCTCGACCGCCACCAGCGGCAAGTCTGA
- a CDS encoding monovalent cation/H+ antiporter subunit D, with product MSGMSQLIIAPILLPLVTAALMLLIGEKHRWLKARLNLLSTFIGLAIAVSLLLWVRTQGQAESIGVYLPGNWPAPFGIVLVVDHLSALLLVLTGIVGSSALLFARARWDGAGASFHALFQIQLMGLYGAFLTADLFNLFVFFEVLLAASYGLLLHGSGRARVKAGLHYIAINLFASSLFLVGAAMLYGVTGTLNMADLALKIPLVPEADRGLLHAGAAILAIAFLAKAGIWPLNFWLVPAYSSASAPVAALFAIMTKVGLYAVLRLWSLLFSGQAGASAHFGGDWLVYGGLVTLAVAAASILAAQRLERLAALSILVSAGTLLAAVGFGQPVLTGAALFYLASSTLALCALFLLAELVERSRSANEAPLDDEEDAMPSPLESLHPPKGINLDDEQKAVIGQIIPWTMAFLGLSFIACALLIIGMPPLSGFIGKLNLISALFNPQGLGVAPQQPLGTAGWTLVTLLVLSGMAALIAFGRVGIQRFWKPEERPSPLLRRYECLPIVMLLGLCIFLSLKAEPLLRYTQDTAAELQAPDAYINAVMATRPLPGPTTASAEVQP from the coding sequence ATGAGTGGCATGAGCCAACTGATCATCGCGCCGATCCTGCTGCCGCTGGTCACCGCAGCCCTGATGCTGCTGATCGGCGAGAAGCACCGCTGGCTCAAGGCCCGGCTCAACCTGCTATCGACCTTCATCGGCCTGGCGATTGCCGTGTCGCTGCTGCTGTGGGTACGCACCCAGGGCCAGGCCGAGTCCATCGGCGTCTACCTGCCCGGCAACTGGCCGGCGCCGTTCGGCATCGTGCTGGTGGTCGATCACCTGTCGGCGTTGCTGCTGGTACTCACCGGTATCGTCGGCAGCAGCGCGCTATTGTTCGCCCGCGCCCGCTGGGACGGTGCCGGAGCCAGCTTCCACGCGCTGTTCCAAATCCAGTTGATGGGACTGTACGGCGCCTTCCTCACCGCCGACCTGTTCAACCTGTTCGTGTTCTTCGAAGTGCTGCTGGCGGCCTCCTACGGCCTGCTGCTGCATGGCTCGGGCCGCGCACGGGTCAAGGCCGGTCTGCACTACATCGCCATCAACCTGTTCGCCTCGTCGCTGTTTCTGGTGGGCGCGGCCATGCTCTACGGCGTCACCGGCACCCTCAACATGGCCGACCTGGCACTGAAGATCCCGCTGGTGCCCGAAGCAGACCGTGGCCTGCTGCACGCCGGTGCCGCGATCCTGGCCATCGCGTTCCTGGCCAAGGCCGGCATCTGGCCGCTGAACTTCTGGCTGGTGCCGGCCTACTCGTCGGCCAGCGCCCCGGTAGCCGCGCTGTTCGCCATCATGACCAAGGTCGGCCTGTACGCCGTGCTGCGCCTGTGGAGCCTGCTGTTCTCCGGGCAGGCCGGGGCCTCGGCGCATTTCGGCGGTGACTGGCTTGTGTACGGCGGCTTGGTGACCCTGGCCGTGGCCGCCGCCTCGATCCTCGCCGCCCAGCGCCTGGAACGCCTGGCAGCGTTAAGCATCCTGGTCTCGGCTGGCACCCTGCTGGCCGCCGTCGGCTTCGGCCAGCCGGTACTCACCGGCGCTGCTCTGTTCTACCTGGCCAGCTCCACCTTGGCGCTGTGTGCACTGTTTCTGCTGGCCGAACTGGTGGAGCGTTCGCGCTCGGCCAACGAAGCGCCGCTGGACGACGAAGAAGACGCCATGCCGTCGCCACTGGAATCGCTGCACCCACCCAAGGGCATCAACCTGGACGACGAACAAAAAGCCGTGATCGGCCAGATCATCCCCTGGACCATGGCCTTCCTGGGCCTCAGCTTCATCGCCTGCGCCCTGCTTATCATCGGCATGCCGCCGCTGTCGGGCTTCATCGGTAAGCTCAATCTGATCAGCGCGCTGTTCAACCCGCAAGGGCTCGGCGTCGCCCCGCAGCAACCGCTGGGCACGGCTGGCTGGACCCTGGTCACCCTGCTCGTGCTGTCGGGCATGGCGGCGCTGATCGCCTTTGGCCGGGTTGGCATCCAGCGCTTCTGGAAGCCCGAAGAGCGCCCCTCGCCACTGCTGCGCCGCTATGAATGCCTGCCCATTGTGATGCTGCTGGGCCTGTGCATCTTCTTGAGCCTCAAGGCCGAGCCGCTGCTGCGCTACACCCAGGACACCGCCGCCGAACTGCAGGCCCCGGATGCCTACATCAACGCGGTCATGGCTACCCGCCCGCTGCCCGGCCCGACCACTGCCAGCGCCGAGGTGCAGCCATGA
- a CDS encoding Na+/H+ antiporter subunit C, protein MEEVIAVAIGVLTASGVWLILRPRTYQVIMGLCLLSYGVNLFIFSMGSLFIGKEPIIKDGVTQDLLHYTDPLPQALVLTAIVISFAMTALFLVVLLASRGLTGTDHVDGRERDE, encoded by the coding sequence ATGGAAGAAGTCATTGCAGTCGCCATCGGTGTACTGACCGCCTCAGGGGTTTGGTTGATCCTGCGCCCGCGTACCTATCAGGTGATCATGGGCCTGTGCCTGCTGTCATACGGGGTCAACCTGTTCATCTTCAGCATGGGCAGCCTGTTCATCGGCAAGGAGCCGATCATCAAGGACGGCGTCACGCAAGATTTGCTGCACTACACCGACCCGCTGCCCCAGGCCCTGGTGCTCACCGCCATCGTCATCAGCTTCGCCATGACCGCGCTGTTCCTGGTGGTGCTGCTGGCATCGCGCGGCCTGACCGGTACCGACCACGTAGACGGCCGGGAGCGTGACGAATGA
- a CDS encoding Na+/H+ antiporter subunit E has protein sequence MNRLFPAPLLSLSLFVLWLLLNLSVSPGNLLLGAALGLLAPILMAPLRPQHAHVRRPLAIARLIARVGIDVIHSNLLVARGVLFAGSRQPRSAFVHIPLALRDAHGLAALSMITTVVPGTVWSELALDRSVLLLHVFDLEDEAAFIEHFKHTYERPLMEIFE, from the coding sequence ATGAACCGCCTGTTCCCCGCCCCACTGCTGTCGCTCTCGCTGTTTGTGCTGTGGCTGCTGCTGAACCTGTCGGTGAGCCCGGGCAACCTGTTACTGGGCGCCGCCCTGGGGCTCCTGGCGCCGATCCTCATGGCCCCGCTGCGCCCGCAGCACGCCCATGTGCGCCGCCCACTGGCAATCGCCCGGCTGATCGCCCGGGTGGGCATCGACGTGATCCACTCCAACCTGCTGGTGGCCCGCGGCGTGCTGTTTGCCGGCAGCCGGCAGCCGCGCTCGGCCTTCGTGCATATTCCACTGGCGCTGCGCGACGCCCACGGCCTGGCCGCCCTGTCGATGATCACCACGGTGGTGCCCGGCACGGTCTGGTCGGAGCTCGCCCTGGATCGCAGCGTCCTGCTGCTGCACGTGTTCGACCTGGAAGACGAAGCCGCCTTCATCGAACACTTCAAGCACACCTACGAACGCCCGCTGATGGAGATCTTCGAATGA
- a CDS encoding Na+/H+ antiporter subunit G gives MTEAMQLPFWLELSVAALLLLGSLFALIGAIGLLRLKDFFQRMHPPALASTIGAWCVALASILYFSMLKQSPVLHAWLIPILLSITVPVTTLLLARAALFRKRTSGEAVPDEVSSGHDRGN, from the coding sequence ATGACCGAAGCAATGCAATTGCCATTCTGGCTGGAGTTGTCGGTGGCGGCACTGCTGCTGCTCGGCAGCCTGTTCGCCCTGATCGGCGCCATCGGGCTGCTGCGCCTCAAAGACTTTTTCCAACGCATGCACCCACCGGCACTGGCCTCGACCATCGGTGCCTGGTGTGTGGCGCTGGCTTCGATCCTGTACTTCTCGATGCTCAAGCAAAGCCCGGTGCTGCACGCCTGGCTGATTCCGATCCTGCTGTCGATTACCGTGCCTGTAACCACGCTGCTGCTGGCCAGGGCAGCGCTGTTTCGCAAACGCACCAGCGGCGAGGCGGTACCGGACGAAGTCAGCAGCGGCCACGACCGCGGTAACTGA
- a CDS encoding DUF6543 domain-containing protein — protein MNDNLHQRLAQYSALDCTVARRFSDRPTLLDAAALLLDEQWRERHLSRALDPLALYLASQYGNADNAWVRPLQQVLVERYCRRKTLNLNEADDHLSTHLDSSRAWRVDIDLHQVELLINETAPLLIDTYKQLLVDYWTRFDSSGQTPWGWYAGYLQQRLQQLIQHSHRESRLAAFALATANLVQGYPSPEQRKVWHQGGLTVSHLSIDFSADDSLDVDLASAVLIEHKAPTAERNLALLYTLSGRLFGYDSRLALLQAMARSWPEGAPASPRLAAIEPITGQVFETQALGLLHQQLRVVDHLVGQYHSKLDAINLSLDLDRLSSLIDLCDSNESVRRQPLIEQLPDWLRQANSKALMHYSTLLVDVAQTYQDSNGQFWLDGIDNAEAFANRQFSERFAKDHPQDELLPEQVRIINYQTSSGASANEGAFITGVVTPVEYSLAQLAIANLGLLRPGRVELRSSTPEPLPEWMDEHYLRQLVSELDIATQYPAMLRRRLLDDPVQRRQREQLLTRQLCSQLPALATELYLQGKLPDQALSQHVAEVFRAASGEPQPGWVLRPLGLIKRPGSSVDHPCNTWLIEPQQPDASPCLLYRPLHQDSLLYYPDRLALFVAISTPGALQDDLLHRLPAEARRFYDHGGFLEPHLGVLLEDSPALPLDTPAPVALATEAPIANPGAALYQACVNESIARFEEHATSTAQTRWNSWKELGWLLFNTLLPLAGSTLGKVAWLAQMEVALGEYVSSDADRDPQGHELAMVNLLVNIAMLLFSHSIFRLRLEQDSLPEPAIPVGLPAPIKPVIEPIEAIATSSNNTLSFSWARPGSILDAPQRMALEALRSKADASALKSPIAHGKLQGLYLHDDRLHALIDGKVYEVILDTEQDQIRIEGPNQQPGPWLRRDELGHWQLDLSLRLKGGMPRATRLKQLLDSKQGELDNLTSLIAADDQAMASKSRELATISQLLQSTLEDSALLACTEKLKQLSSFWTTRLERIRAHNALKPVKHFNSVCAHAMFNDSECQRAMNQALKKRYLPSREQLLRLAAQGDEVMSPQDIDIARQRLDVLGPVLEQLTKNIARMRLRQTELSKLANPRQQQITQWRDLAEGFSTPLYKDLYVRFLRMETQLNRLTLVHGLGDEGAFWRDKFWSTLKLAVAQRSKQLQLDHPDPDVSARLLRSIRFQVLTAERQLGLLAEFIRTEAAQQTLQTLRDELSALLGEITRDQAELPDYPPLKSFRQLHARMPALIETRDHGLLLAEPREGDANTVDVPGPDAKTPGRTYHLKQGDWVEVQTAKPAPAPVKHSLKRLLKDSGSLLKAARTELVSLQKAGERYLPAEIEELASHQQQRLLNQVQAIEQRLTEDNQTDEARQGEDAEAVAKSLRAMAQELQEQAATLRVSAALAQKPRMAELQWLLAKREVQVRVMAERTRLAKVKGRPDDYLDEYAISHQGHVLWYAHFHYPAMDSARADFTAGHLKTAEQRHASGTVDVYRAPISSADAERYFFGH, from the coding sequence ATGAATGACAACCTGCACCAACGCCTGGCGCAATACAGTGCCTTGGACTGCACCGTCGCCCGACGCTTCAGCGACCGCCCCACCCTGCTCGATGCCGCCGCCCTGTTGCTTGACGAGCAATGGCGCGAGCGCCATCTGAGCCGTGCGCTCGACCCATTGGCCCTGTACCTCGCCAGCCAGTACGGCAACGCCGACAACGCCTGGGTGCGCCCCTTGCAGCAAGTGCTGGTAGAACGCTATTGCCGGCGCAAAACCCTGAACCTGAACGAGGCCGATGATCACCTGAGCACTCACCTGGACAGCAGCCGGGCCTGGCGCGTGGACATCGACCTGCATCAGGTCGAACTGCTGATCAACGAGACCGCGCCCCTGCTCATCGACACCTACAAGCAATTGCTGGTCGATTACTGGACCCGTTTCGACAGCAGTGGGCAGACGCCCTGGGGCTGGTACGCCGGCTACCTGCAGCAACGCTTGCAACAGCTCATTCAACACAGCCACCGCGAGTCACGCCTGGCCGCCTTCGCCCTGGCCACGGCCAACCTGGTGCAGGGCTACCCTTCACCGGAACAGCGCAAGGTCTGGCACCAGGGCGGCCTGACGGTTTCCCACTTGAGCATCGACTTCTCTGCCGATGACAGCCTCGACGTCGACCTCGCCAGCGCGGTGCTGATCGAGCACAAAGCCCCAACCGCAGAACGTAACCTGGCCCTGCTCTACACCCTCAGCGGCCGGCTGTTCGGTTATGACTCGCGCCTGGCCCTGCTGCAAGCCATGGCCAGGTCCTGGCCCGAAGGGGCCCCGGCCAGCCCGCGACTGGCAGCCATCGAGCCCATCACCGGTCAGGTGTTCGAGACCCAGGCACTGGGGCTGCTGCACCAGCAGTTGCGCGTGGTCGACCACCTCGTCGGGCAGTACCACAGCAAGCTCGACGCGATAAACCTGAGCCTTGACCTCGACCGCCTGAGCTCGCTGATCGACCTGTGCGACAGCAACGAGAGTGTTCGCCGCCAGCCGCTCATCGAGCAATTGCCCGACTGGCTGCGCCAGGCCAACAGCAAGGCGCTGATGCATTACAGCACCCTGCTGGTGGACGTCGCCCAGACCTACCAGGACAGCAACGGCCAGTTCTGGCTGGACGGCATCGACAATGCCGAAGCCTTCGCCAACCGACAGTTCAGCGAACGCTTCGCCAAGGACCACCCGCAAGACGAGTTGCTGCCCGAGCAGGTGCGCATCATCAACTACCAGACCAGCTCCGGAGCCAGTGCCAATGAAGGTGCCTTCATCACCGGCGTAGTGACACCAGTCGAGTACTCCCTCGCCCAACTGGCCATCGCCAACCTTGGTCTGCTCAGGCCTGGCAGGGTAGAACTGCGCAGCAGCACCCCAGAGCCTCTGCCTGAATGGATGGACGAACACTACCTGCGCCAGTTGGTCAGTGAACTGGACATCGCCACCCAGTACCCGGCCATGCTGCGGCGCAGGTTGCTGGATGATCCTGTGCAACGCCGGCAACGCGAACAGCTGTTGACTCGCCAGCTGTGCAGCCAACTGCCCGCCCTGGCGACCGAGCTGTACCTGCAAGGCAAGCTGCCCGACCAAGCCCTGAGCCAGCATGTCGCCGAGGTGTTCCGCGCCGCATCCGGCGAGCCCCAGCCAGGCTGGGTGCTGCGCCCGCTGGGCTTGATCAAGCGCCCCGGCTCGTCGGTGGATCACCCCTGCAACACCTGGCTGATCGAACCGCAACAGCCTGACGCAAGCCCCTGCCTGCTGTACCGACCGCTGCATCAGGACAGCCTGCTGTACTACCCGGACCGCTTGGCGCTGTTCGTTGCAATCAGTACCCCCGGCGCCCTGCAGGACGACCTGTTGCATCGCCTGCCTGCCGAAGCCCGCCGTTTCTATGACCACGGCGGTTTCCTCGAACCGCACCTGGGCGTATTGCTCGAAGACAGCCCGGCACTGCCCCTGGACACCCCGGCACCGGTCGCCCTGGCCACGGAAGCGCCGATCGCGAACCCCGGCGCGGCGCTATACCAGGCCTGCGTGAACGAATCCATCGCGCGCTTCGAGGAGCATGCCACTAGCACCGCACAAACCCGCTGGAACAGCTGGAAAGAACTGGGTTGGCTATTGTTCAACACCCTGCTGCCACTGGCCGGCAGCACGCTCGGCAAAGTGGCCTGGCTGGCGCAGATGGAAGTGGCACTGGGCGAATACGTGAGCAGCGACGCTGATCGCGACCCTCAGGGCCATGAGCTGGCAATGGTCAACCTGCTGGTGAACATTGCCATGCTGTTGTTCAGCCACTCGATCTTTCGCCTGCGCCTTGAGCAGGACTCGCTGCCGGAACCCGCTATCCCTGTGGGTTTACCCGCCCCCATCAAACCGGTCATCGAGCCGATCGAGGCCATTGCCACAAGCTCGAACAACACCCTGAGCTTCAGTTGGGCACGCCCCGGCTCGATCCTCGACGCCCCCCAGCGCATGGCACTGGAGGCCTTGCGCAGCAAGGCCGATGCCTCGGCCTTGAAGTCCCCCATAGCCCACGGCAAGCTGCAGGGGCTCTACCTGCACGACGACAGGCTGCACGCCTTGATCGACGGCAAGGTCTACGAGGTCATCTTGGACACTGAACAGGACCAGATACGTATCGAAGGCCCCAACCAGCAGCCTGGCCCCTGGTTACGCCGCGATGAACTGGGGCATTGGCAGTTGGACCTGAGCCTGCGCCTGAAAGGCGGAATGCCACGCGCGACACGCCTTAAGCAGTTGCTGGACAGCAAGCAGGGTGAACTGGACAACCTGACCAGCCTGATTGCTGCCGACGATCAGGCCATGGCGAGCAAATCGCGGGAGTTGGCGACCATCAGCCAGTTGTTGCAGTCAACGCTGGAAGACAGTGCCCTGCTCGCCTGCACGGAAAAACTCAAGCAGCTTTCCAGTTTCTGGACCACTCGCCTGGAACGCATTCGCGCCCACAACGCCCTCAAACCGGTCAAGCACTTCAATAGCGTCTGCGCCCATGCCATGTTCAACGACAGTGAGTGCCAGCGCGCCATGAACCAGGCGTTGAAAAAACGCTACCTGCCCAGCCGTGAACAACTGTTGCGCCTTGCCGCCCAGGGAGACGAAGTCATGAGCCCGCAGGACATCGACATCGCCCGGCAACGCCTGGACGTACTAGGCCCGGTACTGGAGCAACTGACCAAGAACATCGCGCGCATGCGCTTGCGCCAGACCGAACTGAGCAAGCTGGCCAACCCCAGGCAGCAGCAGATCACCCAGTGGCGCGACCTGGCGGAGGGCTTCTCAACGCCACTGTACAAAGACCTGTACGTGCGCTTCCTGCGCATGGAAACACAGCTCAACCGCCTGACGCTGGTCCATGGCCTGGGCGATGAGGGCGCGTTCTGGCGGGACAAATTCTGGAGCACCTTGAAATTGGCTGTCGCCCAGCGCAGCAAGCAGTTGCAACTGGACCACCCCGACCCGGACGTCAGTGCCCGGCTGCTGCGTAGCATCAGGTTTCAGGTACTGACTGCCGAGCGCCAGCTGGGCCTGCTCGCCGAATTCATCCGCACAGAAGCCGCGCAACAAACCCTGCAAACACTGCGCGACGAACTGTCGGCGCTGCTGGGCGAGATCACCCGGGACCAGGCAGAGCTGCCGGACTATCCGCCCCTCAAGAGCTTCAGGCAACTGCACGCAAGGATGCCGGCACTGATCGAAACCCGTGACCACGGCCTGCTGCTGGCCGAGCCCCGCGAAGGCGACGCCAACACCGTCGACGTCCCCGGCCCCGACGCCAAGACCCCTGGGCGTACCTACCACCTCAAGCAGGGGGACTGGGTAGAAGTACAAACCGCCAAGCCTGCGCCCGCCCCGGTCAAGCACAGCCTCAAGCGCCTGCTCAAGGATAGCGGCTCTTTACTGAAGGCCGCACGCACCGAACTGGTCAGCCTGCAGAAAGCCGGCGAGCGCTACCTGCCCGCTGAAATCGAGGAGTTGGCAAGCCATCAGCAACAGCGTCTGCTGAATCAGGTACAGGCCATCGAGCAACGACTGACCGAGGATAACCAGACTGACGAAGCCCGCCAGGGGGAGGATGCCGAAGCGGTGGCCAAATCCCTGCGTGCAATGGCGCAAGAGCTCCAAGAGCAGGCCGCCACCCTTCGCGTCAGCGCCGCACTGGCACAGAAGCCCAGAATGGCCGAACTGCAATGGTTGCTCGCCAAGCGCGAGGTGCAGGTCCGGGTGATGGCCGAACGCACCCGACTGGCCAAGGTCAAGGGGCGGCCCGATGACTATCTGGACGAGTACGCCATCAGCCACCAGGGCCATGTGCTTTGGTATGCACATTTTCACTACCCGGCCATGGACAGCGCCAGGGCCGACTTCACCGCCGGGCATCTGAAAACCGCAGAGCAGCGTCATGCCAGCGGCACAGTGGACGTTTACCGCGCGCCCATCAGCAGCGCCGATGCCGAGCGGTATTTCTTCGGGCACTGA
- a CDS encoding enoyl-CoA hydratase → MAFETILLDIHGKVGLITLNRPQALNALNAQIVGEINQALDQLEHDPNIGCVVLTGSAKAFAAGADIKEMAELKYPQIYVDDLFRDADRIANRRKPIIAAVSGFALGGGCELAMMCDFILAADNAKFGQPEVNLGVLPGMGGTQRLTRAVGKAKAMELCLTGRLMGAEEAERAGLVARIVPQAELVEEALKVAATIAAKSIPVSMMVKESVNRAFEVTLSEGVRFERRVFHAAFATEDQKEGMAAFIAKREAQFKDR, encoded by the coding sequence ATGGCATTCGAAACCATCCTGCTGGACATCCACGGCAAGGTCGGTCTGATCACCCTCAACCGCCCCCAGGCACTGAACGCACTGAACGCGCAGATCGTCGGCGAGATCAATCAGGCCCTGGACCAGCTCGAGCATGACCCGAACATCGGCTGCGTGGTACTGACCGGCTCCGCCAAGGCCTTCGCCGCCGGCGCCGACATCAAGGAAATGGCCGAGCTCAAGTACCCGCAGATCTACGTCGACGACCTGTTCCGCGACGCCGACCGTATCGCCAACCGGCGCAAGCCGATCATCGCTGCGGTGTCGGGCTTTGCCCTGGGCGGTGGCTGCGAACTGGCGATGATGTGCGACTTCATCCTCGCCGCCGACAACGCGAAATTTGGCCAGCCGGAAGTCAACCTCGGCGTGTTGCCGGGCATGGGCGGCACCCAGCGTCTGACCCGCGCGGTGGGCAAGGCCAAGGCCATGGAACTGTGTCTGACCGGCCGCCTGATGGGGGCCGAGGAAGCCGAGCGGGCTGGCCTGGTGGCGCGCATCGTGCCGCAGGCCGAGCTGGTGGAAGAGGCGCTGAAGGTGGCGGCGACTATCGCCGCCAAGTCGATCCCGGTGAGCATGATGGTCAAGGAGAGCGTCAACCGCGCATTCGAGGTCACCCTCAGCGAGGGCGTGCGCTTCGAGCGCCGGGTGTTCCATGCAGCGTTCGCCACCGAGGATCAGAAAGAAGGCATGGCGGCGTTCATCGCCAAGCGCGAGGCGCAGTTCAAGGATCGTTGA
- a CDS encoding K+/H+ antiporter subunit F, which produces MSGLLANAVLASLFIFAIAMGLALIRLFRGPSAQDRVLALDYLYILAMLMMLVLGIRYASDTYFEGALLIALFGFVGSFALAKFLLRGEVIE; this is translated from the coding sequence ATGAGCGGCCTGTTAGCCAACGCCGTCCTCGCCAGCCTGTTCATCTTTGCCATCGCCATGGGCCTGGCGCTGATCCGGTTGTTCCGCGGCCCCTCCGCCCAGGACCGGGTACTGGCCCTGGACTACCTGTACATCCTGGCCATGCTGATGATGCTGGTGCTAGGTATCCGCTACGCCAGCGATACCTACTTCGAAGGCGCGCTGTTGATTGCCCTGTTCGGCTTCGTCGGGTCGTTCGCCCTGGCCAAGTTCCTGCTGCGCGGCGAGGTGATCGAATGA
- a CDS encoding methyl-accepting chemotaxis protein gives MMREGTLQPAEMPQVGTTRGLALLQGVAMCALLGATAFVDQALYLAVPLALLVLWMPRLRQASRPVPVTEASQEDDLIRQLAKGTSHNALSAAAVAHAAQQLAARVQSQLGAAQEIVGSAEVMIVTEKASAQLSQQALQAARAARGSSVAGSAVLAESIRRMHDLSVRATSSRELIEALHQRSEDIARVTLVIQSIASQTNLLALNAAIEAARAGEHGRGFAVVADEVRGLAGRTASATEEVGQMVADIQARTAQVVTQIRELAEDLGSGVQQVEHTGGQLAQIAELAASVEGQVSEIAEGTDTNRAQLDTLFQAVAQVRSDLEVSDQQTRRLAKAAVQMEGQVEGLSERLAEVGLDAYHQRVFDLAQAGARQIGERFEADVQQGRVTLDDLFDRQYRPIAGMQPPRFSTRFDQYTDTVLPHIQEPLLQHEGLVYAIACTPQGYVPTHNNAFNQPLTGDPVHDTAHNRSKRTFDDRTGIRCGSHQQRVLLQTYTRDTGELMHDLSVPIFVQGRHWGGLRLGYRPEPGLD, from the coding sequence ATGATGCGAGAAGGAACTCTGCAGCCCGCCGAAATGCCACAGGTGGGTACCACCCGCGGCCTTGCCTTGTTGCAGGGTGTGGCGATGTGTGCGCTGCTGGGCGCCACGGCGTTCGTCGACCAGGCGCTGTACCTGGCCGTGCCACTGGCATTGCTGGTGCTGTGGATGCCGCGCTTGCGGCAAGCTTCGCGCCCTGTGCCGGTAACCGAAGCTTCCCAGGAAGACGACCTGATTCGTCAATTGGCCAAGGGCACCAGCCATAACGCGCTGTCGGCCGCTGCCGTGGCCCATGCCGCGCAGCAGCTCGCAGCGCGGGTGCAATCGCAGTTGGGCGCGGCGCAGGAAATCGTCGGCAGCGCCGAGGTGATGATCGTCACCGAAAAGGCCAGCGCCCAGCTCAGCCAGCAGGCACTGCAGGCGGCGCGTGCGGCCCGTGGCAGCAGCGTGGCCGGCAGCGCGGTGCTGGCCGAGTCGATCCGGCGCATGCACGACCTCAGCGTGCGTGCCACCTCCAGCCGTGAATTGATCGAGGCGCTGCATCAGCGCAGCGAAGATATCGCCCGGGTGACCCTGGTGATCCAGTCCATAGCCAGCCAGACCAACCTGCTGGCGCTGAATGCCGCCATCGAAGCTGCCAGGGCCGGTGAGCACGGGCGTGGTTTTGCCGTGGTCGCCGACGAGGTGCGTGGCCTTGCCGGGCGTACCGCCAGCGCCACTGAGGAGGTGGGGCAGATGGTCGCCGACATCCAGGCGCGTACCGCCCAGGTGGTGACGCAGATTCGTGAACTGGCCGAAGACCTGGGCAGCGGTGTGCAGCAGGTGGAGCATACCGGCGGGCAACTGGCGCAGATCGCCGAGCTGGCGGCCAGTGTCGAAGGGCAGGTCAGCGAGATCGCCGAAGGTACCGATACCAATCGGGCCCAGCTCGATACCTTGTTCCAGGCAGTGGCCCAGGTACGCAGCGACCTTGAGGTGAGCGATCAGCAGACTCGCCGCCTGGCCAAGGCAGCGGTGCAGATGGAAGGGCAGGTGGAGGGATTGAGCGAGCGGCTGGCCGAAGTCGGGCTGGATGCCTATCACCAGCGGGTGTTCGACCTGGCCCAGGCCGGTGCCCGGCAGATCGGCGAGCGCTTCGAGGCGGATGTCCAGCAGGGCAGGGTGACGCTGGACGACCTGTTCGACCGCCAGTACCGACCGATTGCCGGCATGCAGCCGCCACGCTTCAGTACCCGCTTCGACCAGTACACCGATACCGTGCTGCCGCACATCCAGGAGCCGCTGCTGCAGCATGAAGGGCTGGTGTATGCCATTGCCTGCACCCCGCAAGGCTATGTGCCGACCCACAACAATGCCTTCAACCAGCCGCTGACCGGCGACCCGGTGCACGATACTGCCCACAACCGTAGCAAACGCACTTTTGATGACCGTACCGGCATTCGCTGTGGCAGCCACCAGCAGCGTGTGTTGCTGCAAACCTATACCCGTGACACCGGCGAGCTGATGCATGACCTGTCGGTGCCGATCTTCGTCCAGGGCCGGCATTGGGGCGGCTTGCGCCTGGGCTACCGCCCTGAGCCCGGGCTTGACTGA